A segment of the Lepus europaeus isolate LE1 chromosome X, mLepTim1.pri, whole genome shotgun sequence genome:
TATTTCTTCTAAAggggaaaatgaaaacaattgcAGAGTAAAATGCTTCTCAGCATCAATTATCTGCAGTATCATTTCTCAGGAGTCTCAAGAGATTGGAAGAAATATTGTCAGGCCAGTGAAGAAAGAGCTTGGGCAGCTCTTAGGCATCTAAGCAAAGCTTAGATTATCTTGATTTTGGATTTGATGGATGAGAAGGTATAATAGCATTGTTCAAAGTAATTCTGCTAACTTCAGGTTAGTCTGCTATGCTTTGAACATGGTTTGTCCCCACTAACACCTCTGGTGAAGCTTAAGTCCTTATTGCAGCATTGTCAGCAGCGGGGCTTTGGGGAATTAATTCAGTCATGAAAACATCACCCTCGTGagtaaattaacattttttttcttgagaaactGGGTTTGTTCTCTCAGTACTGGAGTAAGTCTCTTGGGACTGGATTAGTTACTACGGAAGCAGGTTGTCCTACAGCCTGCCTGGCaccttccctctgtttctctggcaAAGGTATTTCTTCCAAAGGTGCTTGCTTCTGCGTTCCACTTCTCCTCCATGATAGAATATAGCACAGGACCCTCACCAAAATCCAATCAGATGCAGCTTCTTGATCTTGGATAGAACTGTGAGCCAGAaaaaaactcttttctttattaaTGACCCAGCCTctggtgttttgttatagcaagAGAAAACAGACAAAGGTAGGACCCTAAACCCCAATAGGGAGCCTTTCCCAGGAAATTCCTGCCTCTCACATTCCTAAGACCCAGTTGCATGTACTTTAACAGGTACTGGGTGCTGATgttatggtgtagcagataaagctgctgcctgcgacgatgctggcatcccatatgagtgcaggttcgagtcctggctgctccacttctgatcagcttcctgttaatgaacctgagaaagcagcagaagatggcccagtccatgggcccctgtacccatgtggaagacctggtagaagttcctgattcctggttttggctttggcccagctctggctgctgtggacatttggggagtgaaccagtggatggaagatctgtgtaactctgtaactctccctttcaaataaataaataaatgtttaccttcaccttttatttttaaaaaaatagctttaattttaattttaactattttttctaagaaattcaatgtgctttgtagatggaattctaagaacataatgatattttcttcctccctcccacctcctttcttttttttagtttttgagatagaatattttaagtttatagtaaagaggcttaatacttcaccaaatagaagtttaataagtaaaaagtaaaaaggccCTAGTTCACTGAAAATACAAACAATGAttacaaataataattgaatCGAAAAGTGATGAGTTTacccatacacagtaaattttaaaataaccacatatcaggctaaaaagcccatgagagtatttcaggcatggaaagccaagacactgtgtcaaaaaaaaaaaccctaaatgaaatgaaagatctctgtgagtgagatcccagcagaaagaacgggccatcaaagaaggaggtacctttctctgaagggagaagagaacttccactttgactattaccttgtcgaaataagatcagagtttttgaactcaagaggcttcaggggccttggcaactcatgacaagaacctagggtgatttctgatgccataaacaagagtgtaaattgttaaatcaacaacagaagtcactgtacacttactccccatgtaggatctctgtccttaatgtgttgtactatgcgaattaacagtataactagtattcaaacagtactctattctttgtgtgtctgtgtgggtgcagtctattgaaatcttgacttagtatatgctaagttgatcttctgtatataaagagaattgaaaatgaatctcgatgaagaatgggatgggagagggagcagaagatgggatggttgtgggtgggagggaggttatgggggggaagccactgtagtgcaaaagttgtactttggaaatttatatttattaaataaaagttttaaaaagcacagattattaaaactataataatataacattcttaaccattagtttcacaaaggtataaaacaaagttttacaagaCACTAATTGTagcaaaaaatctttgaaaataaaaaaagtgctGAAAAGGAATGGAGttctattttttagaaagcttttatttcaataaatataaatttcataggtacagcttttggaatatagccgttcttccccccatacccaccctcccacccccacttccatcccatctcctactccctctcttatcccattcttcattaagattcatttttttatttttttatttttttaacttttatttaatgaatataaatttccagtgtacagcttatggattacaatggcttccccctcccattacttccctcccacccgcaaccctcccctctcccgctccctctccccttccatttgcatcaagattcattttcaattctctttatatacagaagatcaatttagtataacgatttcaacagtttgcacccacatagaaacacaaagtgaaacatactgtttgagtactagttatagcattaaatcacaatgtacagcacattaaggacagagatcccacatgaggagcaagtgcacagtggctcctgttgttgacccaacaaattgacaatctagtttatggtgccagtaaccaccctaggctgtcgtcatgagttgccaaggctatggaagccttttgagtttgccgactctgatcatatttagacaaggtcataaaagacagagtgaggatagtaaccaatgatcctaagagtggcattaaccaggtctgaacaattatacagcattaagtggggaagaggaccgtcagtacacacaggttgggagtagagccattggtggtagagtagaggttatgattacacaggaatgaggcccaagtacgttagacagggtctagaacaaaggacagagtcattattagaggaactaagaaaggttctgtctaaactacaattaagttttctgattgagaggcaaatagaacctgatagaaggggcttgataataatctgttgggctttaggccttgtaagttaagaggcccagacctacctatctcttcacatggggtatatcctaagggaggtgtgaacctcctaggggaaggcactctgttgactttcattacttggctgggctgggaggagagcaggccaggtaaaggcaggtggcatctctaacaagaaatttacagttctgccttcaatgttgctgaccctacttgacagatcttaatggctctaagctgaaaagcccttcactcagcccaacttccaaagtgaccactgcagctgagggtatggtcaagattcatttttaattatctttatgtacaaaagactaactctatactaagtaaagatttcaacagtttgcacccccacacacacacacacaaagtataaagtactgtttgaagacaagttttactgttaattctcatagtacaactcattaaggaccgaagtcctacatggggagtaagtgcacagtgactcctgttattgatttaacaattgacattatttttttttaacttttatttaatgaatataaatttccagtgtacagcttatggattacaatggcttccccctcccataacttccctcccacccacaaccctcccctctcccgctccctctccccttccattcacatcaagattcattttcaattctctttatatacagaagatcaatttagtataaagatttcaacagtttgcacccacatagaaacacaaagtgaaacatactgtttgagtactagttatagcattaaatcacaatgtacagcacattaaggacagagatcccacatgaggagcaagtgcacagtgactcctgttgttgaaccaacaaattgacaatctagtttatggcgccagtaaccaccctaggctgtcgtcatgagttgccaaggctatggaggccttccaagtttgccgactctgatcatatttagacaaggtcataaaagacagagtgaggatagtaaccaatgattctaagagtggcatttaccaggtttgaacaattatacagcattaagtggggaagaggaccatcagtacacacaggttgggagtagagccattggtggtagagtagaggttatgattacaaaggaatggggcccaagtgtgctagacagggtctagaacaaaggacagagtcattattagaggagctaagaaaggtgctgtctaagctacaattaagttttctgattgagaggcaaatagaacctgatagaaggggcttgataataatctgttgggctttaggccttgtaaattcagaggcccagacctatctcttcacatggggtatatcctaagggaggtgtgaacctcctaggggaaggcactctgttgactttcattacttggctgggctgggaggagagctggccaggtgaaggtagggggcatctctaacaagaaatttacagttctgcctgcaatgttgctgaccctatttgaccataccctcagctgcagtggtcactttggaagttgggctgagtgaagggcttttcagcttagagccaataagatctgtggctctgacctgggcatccttcgactccagggcaggtccatttccagtgatccaactcttggcagagctgccagggcttttcacaagctgacttctgctgaagcccatgcttaccacattgaaagccactgcagtggactggcctgttgggtctccttgagggcagatcactgtacagatcagccattaataggcctgccacccattgcttctgatgccgagctttcttttcctcctggtttgtgttaaagcagaccagaggatgcaagtcaagggagtgcccatatcccatctctaatcttcggtggcctgaactacaagtctatagtcacaggcatgttctgtagtagtttttctaaggtagacaatgcccatgaggaaaattatattctcactttaaaactttctttccctttggtctgaaagggaggttttttctacttactgcatacttcgctgatggcgaagtgaatctagctatgagattattagttaagttcttattttggctatgctattacagaaaaatgttagccatctcttttataaggtctaaagattaaattgtacgtcctacagattccttcataatagaattagtttcctaccttgaagagaatagagaaatgaaagaacaagttgggcttagaatagagaaatgagggagcaagtcctagatcgcttgctgacaatagcaatattacatgaatacttagcaaaccgtttcaaccattagataacaacttaggaaaacatttaccagagggtccaatgacttctataaattttaagaatcatgtatttgaaaacacctcttaaatatctaacatggtgtagtttgtttagccagtaaacttaagcacaaccatataaaatgtttttagtttctttctaccaacaagtttaaaacatatgatacacagattcaggtcccacaaattaaaatgtatctttgattaattttagcagcttaaatttatggacaatcttatctataagccatttaaaataaaactcttaataaaatttcctatgtggacatacaatatgtacacacatataacatagcataatagaccaatatagcaattttaataataacttttaaaatctttaactctttttgtagattgccaattgatttgaattgctttttgtttttagattactttaacacattgctttaacagagcatcagagtttaattctatggcaaagagaaattgagcttcctgtgatcttttgctgtgaggtttccttcctttaccttctttcatattgatgaccatgtttctgtgtttctgtgtgtaagacatctttaagcatcttttgcagggcaggatgagtggcaacaaattctttcagtttctgtttgctatgaaaagtcttaatttcaccttcattcacaaatgagagctttgtaggatataatattctgggctggcagtttttctctcttagtacctgggctatgtctcgccattcccttctagcttgtagggtttctggtgagaagtcagctgtgagtctaattggagatcctctaagagtaatctgacgtttctctcttgcaccttttagaatcttttctttatgtttcactgtggtgagtttgattacaatgtgtcgtggtgaggatctcttttagtcatgtttattaggggttctataagcttcctgtactaagatgcctctgtccttttccaaacctgggaaattttctgctagtatctcactaaaaaggccttctaatcctttctccctctccatgccttcaggaactcctagaacccgaatgttgggttttttaatagtatcctatagattcccgacagtattttttagatttctaatttcttcttcttttctttggtttgcctgtttcctttcctgttctctgtcttctaattccaatattctctcttctgcttcgcccattctgtttttaaggctctctaatgtgtttgtcatttgatctattgagttcttcatttcattatggtttcttgtcactataagagtttcatgttctactagttgtttcatttcattttgattcctccttaatatttcattttcacgagagagatgttctatcttgtccattaaggatttctgtagttcaagaatttgtttttgagaacttcttaatgttcttatcaattttttgagatctgcttcttgtatttcttcaatctcctcatcttcataatcttgaattggggtgtctttttcatttgggggcgtcatagtgtcttccttgttcttgttagcttggtttttgcgtttgttgtttggcatgttggagatatttggtttcttcactgtggtgttttttcttgttacactatggctctatattaagtggactgtctgctttcagtggagccttagaggcttgagataagtgtggactgagagctgtgtttggttcctcagggttgagggtgtgtcaaagatgacactcccaggttaggtgtggtaaatctctttctttctttttttgattcaaaagggaagtaattccgcacagctgaacgtaattggaggtagttagcaggcaaatgatatacccacaggagccacagattggaagctctttcccaaggaccacacagggactctctgctgccctcagtgtgggcaccagttctcctgcagtctcccactgggttgccaagttagatgctaatctcctgttatttcacccctccccccagagtcaggtttttctgctagctcagggccggtgcagacctgaggtcaccctgcttatgacgtatgtccaaaatggtgcctgctctttatcttgctcgcctttgaggggtgagcggagagagagaagatagaaactcgtgtccgtatcggtcacttttttttttccctctctctcttctagttagcctggtgaacttttccccacggagtttcaagctttgttccctctagcctcctctttccgcttgcccgctggtgtcttgggctattttggttcggctcacctcgcgttccagcgctgatgtgttgagtctgccgctggtgtcccaaactagggcttccacgctctccacgcaggtccactgtgaatcactagttccggaagagtttctgctgctgtttcttcccctactcttccttgaccctgcagtatctccacttttattaacctgtgtgtcttgctgaactatcaatgtgctcccttcctattccgccatcttgaaaGACTCCTGACAttattatttatgacatcagtgatcacctgaggctcttgacatgagctgccaaggctatggaagccttttgagtccacaaactccgttgttaaacagggccataagcaaagtggaagttctttcctcccttcagagaaaggtacctccttctctgatggccccttctttccaccaggatctcactcacagagctctttcatgtaggtcattttttgccagagtgtcttggctttccatgcctgaaatactctcatagtcTTTATAGCCAgacctgaatgccttaaaggctgatgaAAGAAGTTCCATTTGGAAACAACCACATTcatagccacagccacagccacaaccATAACCTCAAAACAGGAGATATAAAGATATAGGTAGTCAAAGTATTACCTGAAATCCTATGAAAtgtgcctctttccttctttcctttcttctttccttcctctcttttctctttttttctacatGTTAGTTTGTCCCATTCATTCACATTCTGTATCCACCAGGATTGCTGTAATTTGCATATGAGGAGCTTAGGTGTTTAAGAAATTAGAGCAGACATGGAGACATCTGCTCTTCCCAATGTTGCATTGCAAGAGggcaatatccttttttttttttttgtggttttcaaggttttatttaaaaacaaataaaatgcgcACCCAAACCGCCTACTCATTTTCTTCACTGCGCAGCCTGGCATTGGGGTTGGTGACCCTGATGGCCAGCTGGGCCGCTCTCTCCACAATGGCCTTGCAGTTCTTGGAGGAGACGTTGTGAGCAATCTCTGCACAGTAGGATTTGTTGCCCATCAGCAGCACCTCCAGCTCCTTGACGTTGTGGACCAGGAACTTCCGGAAGCCGCTGGGCAGCATGTGCTTGGTCTTCTTGTTGCTCCCGTAACCAATGTTGGGCATCAAGATCTGGCCCATGAATCTTCTCCGCACCCTCTTGTCAATACCTCTGGGTTTCCACCAGTTACGCTTAATCTTGACATAACAGTCCAACTGGTGGTAGATGAACTTGGTCCTCTTTTTGACGATCTTGGTCTTCATCAGGGTGGCCATGGTGCCTCGAGGGGAAGGCAGCCACCTCCAGAGGCAATGCCGAGGAAAAGAAGGGCAATACCCTTTATTGAATGGTTACCATGCCCTGGGAAAGGCATGTGTCTTGTCTCTTGGCACCCCAGTAGAACCCAATGGGATAGGTAATACTAttagtatttccattttacagatgaggaagatgGAATTCTGAGAACTTATGAAATGTAGTGCTGCATCATTAGGAAGGGGTGGAGTTTGGATGCAAACCCAGGTCTATCTGCTTTGCTGGACCTGAcatcttggaattttttttttaaccaaatttcTAACCCTCATGTTAAGTACTAAAACTTTTTCATCGAAGTCATGTAAAGGTTATTCCTTGTAATCATGCCTAGAACAGAAGTTCTGGGGTTCGTGGAGAGTTGGCTTGGAAAGGCTTAAACTAACCTACAGATGATTATCAGCCTCCTTCCAGCTTTGGGGACCTTGACCCTTTGGTGgaaggcaggaatccaagcacaaaCAGATACTTCAATGGTTGTGCAGTGACAGCTACATGAAAGAAAACAGGTTCTGGAGAAATCTTAGTAGGTAGGACTTGGAAGTCATCTTTGATCTgacctcattttctctcttcattttattgatgacAAAACTGAGACTGAGAAGGTGCCAGAGGGGTGGCGAGGTGAGTTAGAGGGAGATCACAGACTTGACTCTGCCTCTACCAGCTCTGAATCCTGTGTGTTGGAGCATGCTGCCTGACTTTGCCTTTAGGCATTCCTTCTTTCTTAAGTATTATTGCTAGTGACAAAAATTGATGGCATGACCCCTGAGAGCTTCAACTAGGTGCTTCTGCAGTTCATTACAATTGAGGGCATAAAGAAGGGAAGGCTGTTTTTCTGAGCTAACATTCAGGAACTGGAATCCAAAGTAGTAGTTCTAATTACAATTAGCATTTTGCTGTGTTGACAGGGCATTATCAATTTAACTCAATTGAAAAATTGAAGAAGGTGTAGGCTATTGTTTGTCGTAAGCAGCCATTTGATCCTAGAGCCTATTTAAATATAGTCTTCAGTCCAAATAGGGGTGCATATGGCTGTCTCAGGGAAGTCCCAAAGGACTCTTGTATCTGTCACAGAACCTAAGCACATTTGGACACAATTATCAACATTTTTCTTCTAACGAGTATGATTAATCCATACACACGGTTGAGTATACTGCTTATTAACAATCCCCTTTTGAACACTTCACAGAGGTACTGTTATTTCTGTCTGTCAAATATCATAAGGTTTCCAAAGAAAGTTCAATACAGTTCTACAAACAGAACCTGAAAAGATCAGCTCACTAAGGTCTTTCCTGGCCCTGTTTGCTTTCTGTTGCATGTGTGTTGCCTTTCCTGCTCCCACAGCACCTTCTGAAAAAGCCTCCCTTCCTTGAAAAAATATGAGCAGGTCTGAGGCATGGGGGGGAGCATTTTGTAAGGGCTTCTTCATCTTGACTTTTGCATTTACACCTCATTTCTTTTCAGGCTTTGGATGCTTGGGTCAGTGCTAATTGGCACAGCTGCTTTGACATTTAAACGAGTTGAGTAGCAGGTGGAGCAGCTGATGGGAGACAAGATCTCTGGTAAAGCCAGAGATGTGGCTGCTGGCGGGGGGAGAACCTTGTGAAGCCTGAGTCTTCCAAACACTGCTAACAAGGAAGAGGAAAGCACTCCCTCCATCCCCCTCACTGCCAGGACTTGGTGCTCAAGCAGCCATCCAGATTCCTTCAGCATTCCTTACAATCTAAGGACACCAAACATCATTGGCACAACCCATTTCAAGCAACCTTGAGATACGAAAGCCCAAATTTCCACAGAAGTTATTAGAggagaaatttttcttttctgaaagatAATTTGCTTTGAAAGAGGAGGGGACACCATGAGGAATCCTTTTAAATGTAAAGTTTTCTATGGCTTGAATATGATTTCACTGTGTCCCAACAAAGGTACATGTGACTAGGAGGCTTGGTCTTCAGGGTGGTGCTATTGCGAGGTGCAGGGGAACTTAAAGGGCGTGGCCTAGTAGAAGGTCCTTACTTCATTAGGGGCATGAAGTAGCTCTCTTGGTAGTTCTCGTTGGTATAAAAGGAGCAAACCTTGTCTCACCTAGCTCTTTCTGCTTCCAGGTTCATTTTGGGATCCTTCTTCTGCATGCTCGCCATCATGTACCATGTTCActatgaggccctcaccagaactgaagcaatgccagcatcatacccttaagcctccaaaactgtgagataaaTCAAACTTTTCTCTGTATAAAGTATATTGTATCAGGTATTTCATGGTAGTAGTGGAAAGCAGACTAACACAAGGTTCTAAGACATTAGTACCACTGTGGTTGATGCATACCACAAAACTGATGGTAAGATGAGGTGGTCATGTTACTTGTAGTGGACCCAAGTTTCAGATGACTCAAGCAGTTCATGCACATTCAGAGTTGACTCCCCCACACATTGATGTCACTCTCGTGTGGACATATTACTTGGAATTGCATTGCAGAGGTACAGCTAGAGATGTGGAAACTCCAAGCATTTCAGTGTTGCCTATGCCTTTTATGTATAGGGCATTCTCACAATTAATGCTAGCAGTAAAGATAAAACAGGGAGCTGCTGCTCTTGaacatcaaagatacattttgctTAATGTGAATTAGCAGTAAAGATGGAGGTAGAAAAAAGGAGGGTATGCAGAGTTAAAAGTCAGAGCCCTGATTCAGTTCTACTGactagttgtgtgaccttgggaaaattaTTAATCTAAATTGGAAAATGAAGGGAATTGGATTACACccttgctactcaaagtgtggtACATGGGCCTGCAGAATCTGCATCACATGGTTACTTGTTTAAAACACGACCTCTACCCCAAAGCTGAACCAGAATTTGCAACTTAACAAGATCTGCAAGTGAATCCTATGCATGTAAATGTTAtgaagcccaggactggatcaTAGGGTCTTATCCCTGGTTTCACATTAAAATAACCGAAGGAGTTTTAGTAAATGATGATGCCTTGTCCCAGCTGATATAAATTAAGCCAGACTCTCCCAGatgaatctattttattttatttttttatttgacaggtagagttatagacagtgagagagagagagagagagagagagagagataaaggtcttccttccgttggttcactccccaaatggccactatggccggcgcttcgccgatgcgaagccaggagccaggtgcttcttcctggtctcccatgcaggtgcaggggcccaagcagttgggccatcctccactgtcctcccggaccacagcagagagctgaactggaagaggagcaaccgggactagaacccagcgccccaactgggactagaacccagtgcccatatgggatgctggtgctgcaggcagaagattaaccaagtgagtcacagcgccagccttgtattttattttaataagcatTAATATTGTGTTCGCTTATTCCCAGATACTGTTCTAAACGCTTTACAAATATTAACTTGGTTAATCTTCATTATAGCTTTTTGAAGAATGTACTATCATCACTTTACAGGTGAGTAAACTGAGGGACAAATTTCCAGTTTAAGGTGGAACAGGTATCCTGGCTACAATGTCTGCACACTTCATTCCCATACTATGGATTAGATGGCTTCTGAAATCTGTCTGGCATTCAGCTTCTACAAGTTTCCAAGCTACATGTAACTGTGGGCTTAAAGTttgaagaaagcaaagaaagtgGACTGCTGTATTTCTAATACTTTGATG
Coding sequences within it:
- the LOC133752493 gene encoding large ribosomal subunit protein eL32-like; its protein translation is MATLMKTKIVKKRTKFIYHQLDCYVKIKRNWWKPRGIDKRVRRRFMGQILMPNIGYGSNKKTKHMLPSGFRKFLVHNVKELEVLLMGNKSYCAEIAHNVSSKNCKAIVERAAQLAIRVTNPNARLRSEENE